The genomic segment CGATTTATTTCTGGCAAATGCGGCTTCAGAAGCCGGTAGAGATGAACATGGCTCATCATCAAATGGCGGCCGGCATGACGGATATGGCGGATATGGAGCACATGGAGCACGTGGCGGGCATGGAAAATTCCTCTGCTGCTGAAGGCGGGGTGTCTTGCGTCTCGCTGACGGCCCCGGACTCGTCGGCTCCGATTCGGAAGTTCGATCTGACGGCAGCGCGGACGACCTTGAAGCTCGATAACGGCAAGGCGGTTGAAGCCTGGACGTTCAACGGATCTTCCCCGGGTCCCGAGCTTCGCGTTAAGGAAGGCGACCGAGTGGTTGTCACGCTCCATAACAAGGACATCGAGGACGGCGTTACGATCCATTGGCACGGGATCGAAGTCCCGTGTTCGCAGGACGGTATCGCTGGTGTGACGCAGGATACCGTGCCGCCGGGGGGCGAGTTCACCTACACTTTCATTGCGCCGGCGCCGGGAACTTATTGGTACCACTCTCATCAAATGAGCTCGATCCAAGTCGGCAAGGGACTTCTGGGCGCGATGATCGTCGAACCCAAAGAAGGATCCGAATCCGATACGACGACTTCGGAGACGACCGCCCTTTATCAGCAATTAGGTTCTTCCATGCTGGTGAACGGCAGTACGCAAGGGCTGGCAGTCCCGGGGCGACCCGGCGATATCGTCAGGCTAAGGCTGATCAACTCGGGCAATGAAACGATGGAATTTCATGTCGACGGAGCGCCTTTCCGGGTCGTCGCTATGGACGGTCACGATCTTCATGAACCCGGCCAACTGGCGGATACGATGGTCCCGATCGGAGCGGGTCAGCGTTACGATCTGCTCATTCAAGTTCCGGCGACGGGCAAAGTTGTCGTTGGCAGCCCTTCGGCCAAAAGCTTGCCGATTACGATCGGCAGCGGAAGCGAGCCGCACCATTCGGAAGGCGGGCAGCCGTTCTCGTTCGTGGATTACGGCACCCCGTCGCCTAACGATCCCATCCCGCAAGTTCAGCCCGATCGGCATTTCGATCTCGAGCTGGGCCAGACCCTTTTCGTCAAATCGATTAACGGCAAAGCCTTCGGCGAGATTCCTCCCATGATCGTGAAGGAGGGGGACCATGTAAGCATCACCGTTTCCAACGTAGGCGGGGGCGATCACCCGTTCCATGTTCACGGGCACGTGTTCCGCGTCTTGAGCAAGAACAGGGTTGCCTTGCGCGGCAGTCCGGTGTATCTGGATACGCTCCTAACGAAGAAGGGCGAGACCTATGAGCTGTACCTTGAAGCGGACAATCCAGGCCTCTGGATGGTGCATTGTCACAATCTCAAGCATGCCTCGATGGGCATGAGCATGATGCTGAATTACGAAGGCATTACGACGCCATACCGGGTCGGAACCCAATCAGGCAATCTTCCCGATCTATAAGCCGCGCAGACGCAACGATTTTGAGAAGCATCGTTCTGTTAGTAATCAATCAATC from the Cohnella hashimotonis genome contains:
- a CDS encoding multicopper oxidase family protein, which gives rise to MTNRKNVKRLVYIAIPAMVVLLIGAALTIYFWQMRLQKPVEMNMAHHQMAAGMTDMADMEHMEHVAGMENSSAAEGGVSCVSLTAPDSSAPIRKFDLTAARTTLKLDNGKAVEAWTFNGSSPGPELRVKEGDRVVVTLHNKDIEDGVTIHWHGIEVPCSQDGIAGVTQDTVPPGGEFTYTFIAPAPGTYWYHSHQMSSIQVGKGLLGAMIVEPKEGSESDTTTSETTALYQQLGSSMLVNGSTQGLAVPGRPGDIVRLRLINSGNETMEFHVDGAPFRVVAMDGHDLHEPGQLADTMVPIGAGQRYDLLIQVPATGKVVVGSPSAKSLPITIGSGSEPHHSEGGQPFSFVDYGTPSPNDPIPQVQPDRHFDLELGQTLFVKSINGKAFGEIPPMIVKEGDHVSITVSNVGGGDHPFHVHGHVFRVLSKNRVALRGSPVYLDTLLTKKGETYELYLEADNPGLWMVHCHNLKHASMGMSMMLNYEGITTPYRVGTQSGNLPDL